A DNA window from Janibacter sp. A1S7 contains the following coding sequences:
- a CDS encoding acetolactate synthase large subunit — protein sequence MARPNEGHTVTDTRSSTPSPAAVARRAEAARSVPEQVTGASSLVRALEHVGAEVVFGIPGGAILPAYDPLMDSTSVRHILVRHEQGAGHAAEGYASATGKVGVCMATSGPGATNLVTAIADAHMDSVPMVAITGQVASGSIGTDAFQEADIRGITMPVTKHNYLVTDADDIPRVIAEAFHIASTGRPGPVLVDIAKDALQASTTFQWPPRYDLPGYHPVTRPHAKQIREAVKLMAASERPVIYAGGGVIRSGGHTELLRLAELTGIPVVTTLMARGAFPDAHDLHLGMPGMHGSVAAVTGLQRSDLLITIGARFDDRVTGQLTSFAPGARVIHADIDPAEISKNRVADVPIVGDARAILSELISAVEAGEGPAADVVPSRYAGWAATTKGWTEDFPVGYQPHDADALMPQDVIRAIGEIAGPEAVYAAGVGQHQMWAAQFIDYERPNSWLNSGGAGTMGYSVPAAMGAKVGEPDRVVWAIDGDGCFQMTNQELATCVINDIPIKVAVINNSSLGMVRQWQSLFYNERYSNTDLHTSVGNRIPDFVKLAEAYGCVGLRCEHPDDLEATIREAMSINDRPVVIDFIVERDAMVWPMVPAGVSNDAIQVARDTAPVWDREDSEAVEQAEGTAVDPNATQGR from the coding sequence ATGGCACGCCCAAACGAAGGACACACGGTGACTGACACACGTAGCAGCACCCCGAGCCCGGCCGCCGTCGCGCGTCGGGCGGAGGCCGCACGATCGGTGCCCGAGCAGGTGACAGGGGCCAGCAGCCTCGTCCGTGCGCTCGAGCACGTCGGTGCGGAGGTCGTCTTCGGCATCCCCGGCGGCGCGATCCTGCCGGCCTACGACCCGCTCATGGACTCCACCTCGGTCCGGCACATCCTCGTGCGGCACGAGCAGGGCGCCGGCCACGCTGCCGAGGGGTACGCCTCGGCCACCGGCAAGGTCGGCGTGTGCATGGCCACCTCCGGGCCCGGCGCGACCAATCTCGTCACGGCGATCGCGGACGCCCACATGGACTCCGTCCCGATGGTCGCGATCACCGGCCAGGTCGCCTCCGGGTCGATCGGGACCGACGCCTTCCAGGAGGCGGACATCCGTGGCATCACGATGCCGGTGACCAAGCACAACTACCTCGTCACCGATGCCGACGACATCCCGCGCGTCATCGCCGAGGCCTTCCACATCGCCAGCACCGGTCGCCCCGGCCCGGTCCTGGTCGACATCGCCAAGGACGCCCTGCAGGCATCGACGACCTTCCAGTGGCCACCGCGGTACGACCTGCCCGGCTACCACCCGGTGACCCGTCCGCACGCCAAGCAGATCCGCGAGGCCGTCAAGCTCATGGCTGCCAGCGAGCGCCCGGTCATCTACGCCGGCGGCGGTGTCATCCGCTCGGGAGGGCACACCGAGCTGCTGCGACTGGCCGAGCTCACCGGTATCCCGGTCGTGACCACGCTGATGGCCCGCGGCGCCTTCCCGGACGCCCACGACCTGCACCTGGGCATGCCCGGCATGCACGGGTCGGTCGCCGCCGTGACCGGCCTGCAGCGCAGCGACCTGCTCATCACGATCGGGGCGCGCTTCGACGACCGGGTGACCGGCCAGCTGACGTCCTTCGCGCCGGGAGCCCGCGTCATCCACGCCGACATCGACCCGGCCGAGATCTCCAAGAACCGCGTCGCCGACGTGCCGATCGTCGGTGACGCACGGGCGATCCTCAGCGAGCTCATCTCCGCGGTCGAGGCGGGGGAGGGCCCGGCCGCCGACGTCGTGCCGAGTCGCTACGCCGGGTGGGCCGCGACGACGAAGGGGTGGACCGAGGACTTCCCGGTCGGTTACCAGCCGCACGACGCCGACGCGCTGATGCCGCAGGATGTCATCCGAGCCATCGGCGAGATCGCCGGTCCCGAGGCGGTGTACGCCGCCGGCGTCGGCCAGCACCAGATGTGGGCCGCCCAGTTCATCGACTACGAGCGACCCAACTCGTGGCTGAACTCCGGCGGTGCCGGGACGATGGGCTACTCCGTGCCCGCCGCGATGGGCGCCAAGGTGGGCGAGCCGGACCGGGTCGTCTGGGCCATCGACGGCGACGGCTGCTTCCAGATGACCAACCAGGAGCTGGCGACCTGCGTCATCAACGACATCCCGATCAAGGTCGCGGTCATCAACAACTCCAGCCTGGGCATGGTCCGGCAGTGGCAGTCGCTCTTCTACAACGAGCGCTACTCCAACACCGACCTGCACACCTCGGTGGGCAACCGCATCCCCGACTTCGTCAAGCTCGCCGAGGCCTACGGTTGCGTCGGCCTGCGCTGCGAGCACCCCGACGACCTCGAGGCGACGATCCGCGAAGCGATGTCGATCAACGACCGGCCGGTCGTCATCGACTTCATCGTCGAGCGCGACGCGATGGTGTGGCCGATGGTGCCCGCCGGAGTGAGCAACGACGCCATCCAGGTCGCCCGCGACACCGCGCCGGTCTGGGACCGCGAGGACTCAGAAGCCGTCGAACAGGCAGAAGGTACCGCCGTCGACCCCAACGCCACCCAGGGAAGGTGA
- the ilvN gene encoding acetolactate synthase small subunit produces the protein MTSTKHTLSVLVENKPGVLARISALFSRRGFNIDSLAVGPTEHPEISRMTVVVDVDLLPLEQVTKQLNKLVEVLKVVELDPLASVTSQVVLVKVRAEANNRSGILETAQMFKAKIVDTTPDAMTLQVYGNSDKISAMLEILQPYGIKELVQSGVVAIGRGPRSITDRSRH, from the coding sequence ATGACGAGCACCAAGCACACCCTTTCCGTCCTCGTCGAGAACAAGCCCGGCGTCCTCGCCCGGATCTCGGCACTGTTCTCCCGTCGCGGGTTCAACATCGACTCCCTGGCCGTCGGCCCGACCGAGCACCCGGAGATCTCCCGGATGACCGTCGTGGTGGATGTGGACCTGCTGCCGCTGGAGCAGGTGACCAAGCAGCTGAACAAGCTCGTCGAGGTCCTCAAGGTCGTCGAGCTCGATCCGCTGGCCTCGGTCACCAGCCAGGTCGTGCTGGTCAAGGTCCGCGCGGAGGCGAACAACCGCAGCGGGATCCTCGAGACCGCGCAGATGTTCAAGGCGAAGATCGTCGACACGACACCCGATGCGATGACGCTGCAGGTCTACGGCAACAGCGACAAGATCTCGGCGATGCTCGAGATCCTCCAGCCCTACGGCATCAAGGAGCTTGTCCAGTCCGGCGTCGTGGCCATCGGCCGCGGACCGCGCTCGATCACCGACCGGTCCCGCCACTGA
- the ilvC gene encoding ketol-acid reductoisomerase, translating into MAELIYDDDADLSIIQGRKVAVIGYGSQGHAHALNLRDSGVDVRVGLKEGSTSRPKAEQEGLTVLTPREAAAEADVVVILAPDQVQRELYAQDIEPVLNEGDVLVFGHGFNVRFGYIQAPAGVDVVLVAPKAPGHTVRREFVDGRGIPDIIAVEQDASGQAWDIAKSYAKGIGGTRAGVIKTTFTEETETDLFGEQAVLCGGISHLIQAGFETLTEAGYQPEIAYFEVLHEVKLIVDLMYEGGIAKQRWSVSDTAEYGDYVSGPRVIDGRVKESMQGILADIQDGSFAQRFMDDQASGATEFQKLRQEEAGHPIEATGKTLRAHFAWKSGDDDYTEGSAAR; encoded by the coding sequence ATGGCCGAGTTGATCTACGACGACGACGCTGACCTGTCCATCATCCAGGGACGCAAGGTGGCCGTCATCGGTTACGGCTCCCAGGGCCACGCGCACGCCCTGAACCTGCGCGACAGCGGCGTCGACGTGCGCGTGGGCCTGAAGGAGGGCAGCACGTCACGCCCGAAGGCGGAGCAGGAGGGGCTGACCGTCCTCACCCCGCGCGAGGCCGCGGCCGAGGCCGACGTGGTCGTCATCCTCGCCCCCGACCAGGTGCAGCGCGAGCTGTACGCCCAGGACATCGAGCCCGTCCTGAACGAGGGCGACGTGCTCGTCTTCGGCCACGGCTTCAACGTGCGCTTCGGCTACATCCAGGCCCCGGCGGGCGTCGACGTCGTCCTCGTCGCCCCGAAGGCGCCCGGTCACACCGTCCGTCGTGAGTTCGTCGACGGTCGCGGCATCCCGGACATCATCGCCGTCGAGCAGGACGCCTCCGGGCAGGCGTGGGACATCGCCAAGTCCTATGCCAAGGGCATCGGCGGCACCCGCGCGGGAGTCATCAAGACCACCTTCACCGAGGAGACCGAGACCGACCTCTTCGGCGAGCAGGCCGTCCTCTGCGGTGGCATCTCGCACCTCATCCAGGCCGGATTCGAGACGCTGACCGAGGCCGGGTACCAGCCGGAGATCGCCTACTTCGAGGTCCTGCACGAGGTCAAGCTCATCGTCGACCTCATGTACGAGGGCGGCATCGCCAAGCAGCGCTGGTCGGTCTCCGACACCGCTGAGTACGGTGACTACGTCTCCGGGCCGCGGGTCATCGACGGCAGGGTCAAGGAGTCGATGCAGGGCATCCTCGCCGACATCCAGGACGGCTCCTTCGCCCAGCGGTTCATGGACGACCAGGCCAGCGGCGCCACCGAGTTCCAGAAGCTGCGCCAGGAGGAGGCCGGTCACCCGATCGAGGCGACGGGCAAGACGCTGCGCGCGCACTTCGCCTGGAAGTCGGGCGACGACGACTACACCGAGGGCAGTGCCGCGCGCTGA
- a CDS encoding ABC transporter ATP-binding protein has protein sequence MTQTLTRSPEAAAPPPPPASADPSRHIDWRRMASPAATASLVCALVAAIALTLGTVIMGRLAENPTSTLVWVLAVCIVGGAVVDTVGKTVWVGLSDRAEGRLREDLLDAVLAQPVPVLAEQAVGEILDRIDDDTHEVGNLIRWQVWMFFRAAFAVLPMWIVAGITWWPAWLLFPVLGGLTVLVIMPLLGEIARRKVVEEIAWTDHASALEEGVAGRDDLRTSLGQAHVLQRLAGLSARVHRELLRVLLAERALARRAGVLLHSLLAAIVVAGVALASRDQLSVAALVTLFLVTATFVGQISMLANHLSDLQEGFGAVLRLRQTLGVEPEPDGGRDVPGDGPVALHFRDLDFTYGEGAFALQGVDLVVPAGETMALVGRTGSGKSTLASFVSRAIEPPPGSVLLGGADVVDLDLERLRTVVGVVTQRTEVLAGTLAQNIAIFEDVPRPQIEQAVIELGLDDWVAGLPDGLDTLLGPGGTTLSAGEEQLVAFARLLVRDVRVVVLDEATARMDPVTERRVIAAADRLLTGRTGVLIAHRLTTIERAPHVAVLDHGRVVQQGRRAELALADGPFRELLLASRTSEPSRGHENHEEPVVHATPDDAGSPTGGRRRNHGPVTVRDVGDGPSLGRGILHALLVRPAWGLFGASLFLIGSLAGAQGAVTGLLWGLIVERLERGEPVGWLTTGLVAALVLTPLVLAQAFVTYPRWWVEVMLRTRVSVLHGQTMQTRLPRTPPGEVVARSMDADRYARYADRWIDFVNGLLVTALTSLLAGTWVAGAILLVVMVTSALASTAGRPAAGRSAAAASTARARFGRAMVSALESMRTVKLAAATSAVRGHLREVDAGRVTAAVREHRIQAVLQGVPMVMVQVGVVAAWAVYFLDGWSLATALLVSSAVAGFEWFGRVAGLVVTEAPGTRHWQVETSRFAGGVDLMDLPEGVDLVSGAAPGPTPTSRTPLEQLEMRGVTAVHEDGTVGVSDADLVVSAGELVLLVGQVGSGKSSLLAAMAGLVDHRGKVLWNGSPVEEVQTFMRPGQVAHVAQVPRVLSGTFGDNVRLGHERPFDAPIADARLSSDVEEAGGPLALVGHRGVRLSGGQVQRLALARAMATEAELLLADDVSSALDAATEIELWRALRARGTTVIGATSKRAALEQADRVVVLVGGRIAAVGPWDSLAPRWGHLAG, from the coding sequence ATGACCCAGACCCTCACCCGCTCACCCGAGGCCGCGGCACCACCCCCGCCGCCCGCCTCGGCAGACCCCTCCCGCCACATCGACTGGCGTCGGATGGCCTCGCCCGCCGCCACCGCTTCCCTCGTGTGCGCGCTCGTGGCCGCCATCGCCCTCACCCTCGGCACCGTGATCATGGGTCGCCTCGCCGAGAACCCGACGAGCACCCTCGTGTGGGTACTCGCGGTGTGCATCGTCGGCGGCGCGGTCGTCGACACGGTCGGCAAGACCGTGTGGGTCGGCCTGTCCGACAGGGCCGAGGGACGTCTGCGCGAGGACCTGCTCGACGCGGTGCTCGCCCAACCCGTCCCCGTCCTGGCCGAGCAGGCCGTCGGAGAGATCCTCGACCGCATCGACGACGACACCCACGAGGTCGGCAACCTCATCCGTTGGCAGGTGTGGATGTTCTTCCGCGCGGCCTTCGCGGTGCTCCCCATGTGGATCGTCGCGGGCATCACCTGGTGGCCGGCGTGGCTGCTCTTCCCGGTGCTCGGCGGGCTCACGGTCCTGGTCATCATGCCGCTGCTCGGGGAGATCGCGCGCCGCAAGGTCGTCGAGGAGATCGCCTGGACCGACCACGCGAGCGCGCTCGAGGAGGGTGTCGCCGGTCGGGACGATCTGCGCACGAGCCTGGGGCAGGCCCACGTCCTGCAGCGCCTGGCCGGACTGTCCGCGCGCGTCCACCGCGAGCTCCTGCGCGTGCTCCTCGCCGAGCGCGCGCTGGCCCGCCGCGCCGGCGTCCTGCTGCACTCGCTGCTCGCAGCCATCGTCGTGGCGGGAGTCGCGCTCGCCTCACGCGACCAGCTCTCGGTGGCCGCCCTGGTGACCCTCTTCCTGGTCACTGCGACATTCGTCGGCCAGATCTCGATGCTCGCCAACCATCTGTCCGACCTGCAGGAGGGCTTCGGCGCGGTGCTGCGGTTGCGTCAGACCCTGGGGGTCGAGCCGGAGCCGGACGGAGGTCGCGACGTCCCCGGCGACGGACCCGTGGCGCTGCACTTCCGGGATCTCGACTTCACCTACGGCGAGGGCGCCTTCGCGCTGCAGGGCGTCGACCTGGTCGTACCGGCCGGGGAGACGATGGCTCTCGTGGGTCGAACGGGCTCCGGGAAGTCCACGCTCGCCTCCTTCGTCTCCCGGGCGATCGAGCCACCTCCGGGCAGTGTCCTGCTCGGCGGCGCCGACGTGGTCGACCTGGATCTGGAACGGCTGCGCACGGTCGTGGGTGTGGTCACCCAGCGCACCGAGGTACTCGCCGGAACCCTCGCGCAGAACATCGCGATCTTCGAGGACGTGCCCCGACCGCAGATCGAGCAGGCCGTCATCGAGCTCGGACTGGACGACTGGGTCGCCGGGCTCCCCGACGGGCTCGACACGCTCCTCGGCCCCGGTGGCACGACGTTGTCCGCCGGGGAGGAACAGCTGGTGGCCTTCGCCCGACTGCTCGTGCGCGACGTGCGCGTCGTCGTCCTCGACGAGGCGACCGCCCGGATGGACCCCGTCACCGAGCGTCGCGTCATCGCCGCGGCCGATCGGCTGCTCACCGGCCGCACCGGCGTGCTCATCGCCCACCGCCTGACCACGATCGAGCGGGCGCCGCACGTCGCGGTCCTCGACCACGGACGCGTGGTGCAGCAGGGCCGGCGGGCCGAGCTGGCACTGGCCGACGGTCCCTTCCGGGAGCTGCTCCTGGCCAGCCGTACGAGCGAGCCCTCACGTGGCCACGAGAACCACGAGGAGCCGGTCGTTCACGCGACCCCGGATGATGCCGGCAGCCCGACCGGGGGGCGCCGCCGCAACCACGGTCCGGTGACCGTGCGCGACGTCGGTGACGGGCCGTCCCTGGGTCGCGGGATCCTGCACGCACTGCTGGTCAGGCCGGCGTGGGGCCTGTTCGGTGCCTCGCTCTTCCTCATCGGATCCCTCGCCGGCGCCCAGGGCGCGGTGACCGGTCTGCTCTGGGGACTCATCGTGGAGCGACTCGAGCGCGGAGAGCCCGTGGGGTGGCTGACCACCGGCCTCGTCGCGGCGCTCGTGCTCACACCGCTGGTGCTCGCGCAGGCCTTCGTCACCTACCCCCGTTGGTGGGTCGAGGTCATGCTGCGCACCCGGGTGTCGGTGCTCCATGGCCAGACCATGCAGACCCGACTGCCGCGGACCCCACCCGGCGAGGTGGTCGCCCGGTCGATGGACGCCGACCGGTACGCCCGCTACGCCGACCGGTGGATCGACTTCGTCAACGGCCTGCTCGTCACTGCGCTGACGTCCCTGCTGGCCGGCACCTGGGTGGCCGGTGCCATCCTGCTGGTGGTCATGGTGACCTCGGCGCTCGCCTCGACGGCCGGTCGCCCGGCTGCCGGTCGCTCGGCGGCGGCGGCCTCGACCGCCCGTGCCCGGTTCGGCCGGGCCATGGTCTCCGCGCTGGAGTCGATGCGCACGGTCAAGCTGGCCGCCGCCACATCGGCAGTGCGCGGGCACCTGCGCGAGGTCGACGCAGGCCGGGTCACGGCCGCGGTGCGCGAGCACCGCATCCAGGCCGTCCTCCAGGGCGTACCGATGGTCATGGTCCAGGTCGGCGTCGTCGCGGCCTGGGCGGTCTACTTCCTCGACGGGTGGAGCCTGGCGACAGCGCTACTCGTCAGCAGCGCGGTGGCCGGCTTCGAGTGGTTCGGCCGCGTCGCGGGGCTCGTCGTCACCGAGGCCCCGGGGACCCGGCACTGGCAGGTCGAGACGAGCCGGTTCGCCGGCGGCGTCGACCTGATGGACCTGCCGGAGGGGGTCGATCTGGTCTCCGGGGCGGCCCCGGGCCCGACGCCGACCTCTCGCACCCCCTTGGAGCAGCTCGAGATGCGTGGCGTGACCGCCGTCCACGAGGACGGAACCGTCGGGGTCAGCGATGCCGACCTGGTCGTCTCGGCAGGCGAGCTCGTCCTGCTCGTCGGTCAGGTCGGGTCCGGCAAGTCCAGTCTCCTCGCGGCCATGGCCGGGCTCGTCGACCACCGCGGGAAGGTGCTGTGGAACGGCAGTCCCGTCGAGGAGGTGCAGACGTTCATGCGACCCGGCCAGGTGGCGCACGTCGCCCAGGTGCCACGGGTGCTCTCGGGGACCTTCGGCGACAACGTCCGGCTCGGGCACGAGCGCCCCTTCGACGCGCCGATCGCGGATGCGCGGCTCAGCTCGGACGTCGAGGAGGCCGGCGGCCCGCTCGCACTCGTCGGGCACCGCGGCGTACGCCTGTCCGGTGGTCAGGTGCAACGTCTGGCGCTGGCCCGCGCCATGGCCACGGAGGCAGAGCTGCTGCTGGCCGACGACGTCTCCAGCGCACTCGACGCAGCCACGGAGATCGAGCTGTGGCGTGCGCTGCGCGCGCGGGGCACGACCGTCATCGGCGCGACCTCGAAGCGGGCCGCCCTCGAGCAGGCCGACCGGGTCGTCGTCCTCGTCGGCGGGCGAATCGCCGCCGTCGGTCCCTGGGACTCACTCGCGCCCCGCTGGGGACACCTCGCCGGGTAG
- the ilvD gene encoding dihydroxy-acid dehydratase encodes MPELRSRTTTHGRNMAGARALWRATGMGEGDFGKPIVAIANSFTQFVPGHVHLKDMGQLVAGAIEDAGGVGKEFNTIAVDDGIAMGHDGMLYSLPSREVIADSIEYMVNAHCADALVCISNCDKITPGMLLAALRLNVPTVFVSGGPMEAGKAIIGADGTAATRLDLVDAMVKAVDETVSDEEITAIEQSACPTCGSCSGMFTANSMNCLTEALGLSLPGNGSTLATAEARRDLFLDAGRLVVDLCRDYYDGDDESVLPRSIAGRPAFANAMRLDIAMGGSTNTILHLLAAAQEAGIDFDQHDIDALSRVTPCLVKVAPNSNDFYMEDVHRAGGIPAILGELNRGGMLDTGVRAVHSTKLDQWLADWDIRSGTATEKAEELFHAAPGGVRTTQAFSSTNRWASLDTDPENGCIHSVEHAYSSEGGLAVLTGNLAPDGCIVKTAGVPEHQWTFSGPARVAESQEEAVEMILSKQVQEGEVVVIRYEGPKGGPGMQEMLYPTSYLKGTGLGPKCALITDGRFSGGSSGLSIGHVSPEAASGGAIGLVHDGDLIEFDIPGRRVNLLVDDEELTRRRTEQDAKGWAPVSRERPVSDALKIFARFAQSADKGAARKLD; translated from the coding sequence ATGCCTGAGCTGCGTTCCCGGACAACCACCCACGGCCGCAACATGGCCGGTGCCCGCGCCCTCTGGCGCGCGACCGGGATGGGAGAGGGTGACTTCGGCAAGCCGATCGTGGCCATCGCCAACTCCTTCACCCAGTTCGTGCCGGGTCACGTGCACCTGAAGGACATGGGCCAGCTGGTCGCCGGCGCCATCGAGGACGCCGGGGGAGTCGGCAAGGAGTTCAACACGATCGCCGTCGACGACGGGATCGCGATGGGTCACGACGGCATGCTCTACTCGCTGCCCAGTCGCGAGGTCATCGCCGACTCCATCGAGTACATGGTCAATGCGCACTGCGCCGATGCCCTGGTGTGCATCTCCAACTGCGACAAGATCACGCCGGGCATGCTCCTGGCGGCGCTGCGGCTGAACGTCCCCACCGTCTTCGTCTCCGGCGGGCCGATGGAGGCCGGCAAGGCGATCATCGGTGCTGACGGCACCGCCGCCACCCGGCTGGACCTCGTCGACGCGATGGTCAAGGCCGTGGACGAGACCGTCAGTGACGAGGAGATCACCGCGATCGAGCAGTCCGCCTGCCCGACGTGCGGCTCCTGCTCGGGGATGTTCACCGCCAACTCGATGAACTGCCTCACCGAGGCGCTCGGCCTCTCCCTTCCCGGGAACGGATCCACGCTGGCCACCGCCGAGGCGCGCCGCGACCTCTTCCTCGACGCCGGACGGCTCGTGGTCGACCTGTGCCGCGACTACTACGACGGTGACGACGAGTCGGTGCTGCCGCGGTCCATCGCCGGCCGACCCGCCTTCGCCAATGCCATGCGTCTGGACATCGCGATGGGCGGCTCGACGAACACGATCCTGCACCTGCTCGCCGCCGCGCAGGAGGCGGGCATCGACTTCGACCAGCACGACATCGACGCCCTCTCACGGGTCACCCCGTGCCTGGTCAAGGTCGCCCCCAACTCCAATGACTTCTACATGGAGGACGTCCACCGCGCCGGCGGCATCCCCGCGATCCTCGGCGAGCTGAACCGCGGTGGCATGCTCGACACGGGCGTGCGCGCGGTGCACAGCACCAAGCTGGACCAGTGGCTCGCCGACTGGGACATCCGCTCCGGGACCGCCACCGAGAAGGCCGAGGAGCTCTTCCACGCCGCTCCGGGTGGGGTGCGCACCACGCAGGCCTTCTCCTCCACCAACCGGTGGGCGAGCCTGGACACCGACCCCGAGAACGGGTGCATCCACTCCGTCGAGCACGCCTACAGCAGCGAAGGGGGACTGGCCGTCCTCACCGGCAACCTCGCCCCCGATGGCTGCATCGTCAAGACCGCCGGCGTGCCCGAGCACCAGTGGACCTTCTCCGGTCCGGCGCGCGTCGCGGAGTCCCAGGAGGAGGCAGTGGAGATGATCCTGTCCAAGCAGGTGCAGGAGGGTGAGGTCGTCGTCATCCGCTACGAGGGCCCCAAGGGTGGCCCGGGGATGCAGGAGATGCTCTACCCGACCTCCTACCTCAAGGGCACCGGCCTCGGCCCGAAGTGCGCCCTGATCACCGACGGCCGCTTCTCCGGCGGATCCTCGGGCCTGTCCATCGGCCACGTCTCCCCGGAGGCCGCCTCCGGAGGGGCGATCGGCCTGGTGCACGACGGCGACCTCATCGAGTTCGACATCCCGGGTCGTCGGGTCAACCTGCTCGTCGACGACGAGGAGCTGACCCGTCGGCGCACGGAGCAGGACGCGAAGGGGTGGGCTCCGGTCTCCCGCGAGCGTCCCGTCTCCGATGCGCTGAAGATCTTCGCCAGGTTCGCCCAGTCGGCCGACAAGGGCGCGGCCCGCAAGCTCGACTGA